One window of uncultured Methanoregula sp. genomic DNA carries:
- a CDS encoding ABC transporter permease has protein sequence MNIVYAIWLRSMKRFFRSRSGVIGSVLMPFFVLLFLGIGLNNVVTIPGLGGDYLLFLVPGMVTMSVMFTAVGSGVQILWDRKFGVLKAILVAPVTRLEIMAGQTAGGATNAVLQGCCILIPALLLLGLQIHTPAGIVVTLFFMALTGIGFTAFGIAIASRMEDTTGFQLIMNFVMLPIFGLSGAIFPISSLPSWAAPLTLIDPLTYGVEGMRYGLTGVSQIHPVICLAVIGGFCIASTIAGAYLFRKMK, from the coding sequence ATGAATATCGTGTACGCCATCTGGCTCCGGTCCATGAAGCGGTTCTTCCGCTCGCGGAGCGGTGTTATCGGCAGCGTCCTGATGCCGTTTTTTGTCCTTCTCTTTCTCGGTATCGGGCTGAACAATGTCGTGACCATCCCGGGCCTTGGCGGCGACTATCTCCTCTTCCTCGTCCCGGGGATGGTGACCATGAGCGTCATGTTCACCGCCGTGGGATCCGGGGTCCAGATCCTCTGGGACCGGAAGTTCGGAGTCCTGAAAGCAATCCTTGTTGCCCCGGTAACGCGGCTGGAGATCATGGCGGGGCAGACCGCCGGCGGAGCAACGAACGCGGTCCTGCAGGGGTGCTGCATCCTCATCCCGGCCCTGCTCCTCCTCGGCCTCCAAATCCACACCCCGGCCGGTATCGTGGTGACCCTGTTTTTCATGGCGCTCACCGGCATCGGGTTTACGGCATTCGGTATTGCGATCGCCTCCCGCATGGAGGACACGACCGGCTTCCAGCTGATCATGAACTTTGTCATGCTCCCCATCTTCGGGTTGTCGGGAGCGATCTTCCCCATCAGCTCGCTGCCCTCGTGGGCAGCCCCTCTCACGCTCATCGATCCGCTGACCTACGGGGTGGAAGGCATGCGGTACGGGCTGACGGGGGTGTCGCAGATCCACCCCGTGATCTGCCTTGCCGTGATCGGCGGATTCTGTATTGCATCGACCATTGCCGGGGCGTATCTCTTCCGGAAGATGAAGTGA